The nucleotide window ACCTCGACCTCGACCTCGGCCTCGGCCTCGGTCTCGGCCCGATGCAGTCACGGTCCGGTCCGGTTCGAGTCCGGCCCGGTTCGAGTGCGACCCAGATCGGTTGAATCGGCTGAACCGGTTGAATCGGTTGAATCGGTTGAATCGAGTGCGGCTCGGTTCGGCTGATGCGGGCGTTTCGGCGCCTTGCGTGCTGCCTCCTCCTCTTACCCCGGCAACGATTACGGAGAGTAAGTCGTTCCTCACTCGGTTACATTCTGTGACGGGGTGAGGGAGGCGTCAAGGGCAGGTGGCACGTGGGCCGCCGGTGGCCGGATGGCGTCGTTCGCCCCTCACGCGGGGTAAGGGGTACGAGCCGGGCGCGCACCGCGCAGGCGCCCGGCCGGCCGCAGGCCCCCGCACACAACCCCCGCCCCCGTACGCAACCCCCACCACGCACCCACCGTCAGGAGCATCACGTGGCTACCGATCCCGCGGAGCTGATCAACCGGGCCAAGGCATGGCTGGCCGAGGACCCGGACCCGGAGACCCGGGCCGAGCTGTCCAAGCTCATCGAGGCGGCCGACGACGACGCGTTCGCGGCCGAGCTGGCTGCCCGTTTCGCCGGCACCCTCCAGTTCGGCACGGCCGGGCTGCGCGGCGAACTGGGCGCGGGCCCGATGCGGATGAACCGCTCCGTCGTCATCCGGGCGGCGGCCGGGCTGGCCGCGTACCTCAAGGCGCAGGGCGAGGGCGCCGGGCTGGTCGTCATCGGCTACGACGCGCGCCACAAGAGCGCCGACTTCGCCCGTGACACGGCGGCCGTGATGGTGGGCGCGGGCCTGCGCGCCGCGCTGCTGCCGCGCCCGCTGCCCACCCCCGTCCTGGCCTTCGCGATAAGGCATCTGGGTGCGGTGGCCGGTGTCGAGGTCACCGCCAGCCACAACCCGCCGCGCGACAACGGCTACAAGGTCTATCTGGGCGACGGCTCGCAGATCGTGCCGCCCGCGGACGCCGGTATCGCCGCCGAGATCGCCGCGGTCGGCCCGCTGGACGGCGTGCCCCGCCCGGAGGCCGGCTGGGAAACCCTCGACGAGGCGGTTCTGGCCGCCTATCTGGAGCGTACGGACGCGGTGCTGACGCCCGGGTCCCCCCGGGACACCAGGGTCGTCTACACGCCGATGCACGGCGTCGGCCGGGACACCCTCGTCGCCGCCTTCGCCCGGGCCGGATTCCCGGCCCCGGTGGTCGTCGCGGAACAGGCCGAGCCGGATCCGGACTTCCCGACGGTCGCCTTCCCCAACCCGGAGGAGCCGGGCGCGATGGACCTCGCGTTCGCCACCGCCCGGGCGGCGGGCGCGGACATCGACATCGTGATCGCCAATGACCCCGACGCGGACCGCTGCGCCGTCGCGGTCCCCGCCCCCGGCACGCCGGAGGGCTGGCGGATGCTGCGCGGCGACGAGGTCGGTGCGCTGCTCGCCGCCAGTCTGGTGAGCAAGCGGGCGTCGGGCACCTTCGCGACGACCATCGTCTCCTCGCAGCTGCTGTCCCGGATCGCGGCCGCCTCCGCGCTTCCGTACGAGGAGACGCTGACCGGCTTCAAGTGGCTGGCGCGGGTGGACGGTCTGCGGTACGCCTTCGAGGAGGCGCTGGGCTACTGCGTCGACCCGGAGGGCGTCCGTGACAAGGACGGCATCACCGCGGCGCTGCTGATCACCGAGCTGGCCGCGGAGCTCAAGCAGGCCGGCCGCGGCCTGACCGATCTGCTCGACGACCTGGCGCGGGAGTTCGGGCTGCACGCCACCGATCAGCTCTCGGTCCGGGTCGAGGACCTGTCACTGATCGCCGATGCGATGCGCAGGCTGCGGGAGCAGCCGCCGACCGTACTGGCGGGCCTGGCCGTGTCCCGTGCCGATGACCTGACCCGGGGCACCAAGGCGCTGCCGCCGACCGACGGTCTGCGCTACTACCTGGCCGGTTCGCCGGAGTCGGGCATCGAGTCCGCCCGGGTCGTGGTCCGTCCCAGCGGCACCGAGCCCAAGCTCAAGTGCTATCTGGAGGTCGTGGTCCCGGTGGCCTCGGCCGAGGCGCTCCCCGAGGCCCGGACGACGGCGGCGGCGGCGCTGGCGGCGATCAAGCGGGAGGTGTCGGCGGCGGCAGGGATCTGACCGTCTGACGCCCGGTCGTGCACCGGAGGGCGGCCGCCTTGCACCAGGGCGGCCGCCCTCGGGTGCGACCGGCCGTCCCCTCCGCCCCTCACAGCACCAGCATCACCACAAGCCCCGCCGCGCCCACCACGAGCGGTGCGAGGACCGGGTACGACCAGCGCACCGCCACCGGCTCGTCCTGGGGGCTTTCGCGGCGGGAGGCGCGTTCCCGGACCTCGCGCAGTTCGTCGAGGGCCTGGTCGGCCATGGCGCGCGGGGCGGGGCTGGCGTCGGCGTCGGCGTGCGGGCCGAAGCGGGGCCTGGACACCGTGCCGCCCCTCGCCTGGCGGCCGGCTTTCTTGCGCTGCCGCAGGGAGACGGGGATCGCCCACATCTGGTAGGTGCCGCCGTCGGTGCGGACCTCGGTGGAGTAGCCCGCCCGCAGGCCCTCGACCGCGGTCCACGGCAGGGTGATGGTGCGGAACGGGTTGCGTACCGTGAGCCGGTCCTCGCCCGCTCTGACCAGGGGGCGCAGGGTGAAGGCGGTGACCAGCGGCACGCCGAGGAGCAGGGCGAACAGTGCCGTGAGCCGGGTGTGGGTGTCGCCGCGCAGGAGGGCGTCGCCGCCGAGCCAGAGGCCGAGCAGGAGGAGCAGTGCGCCGCCGGCGAGGGCCGCGGGCGAGCGGTAGCTGCGTTCCGCGTACTGCTGCTGGGGCGGGGTGGACCGGTCCTGGCTCGTCATGCCGCCGATTCTGCCCGACCGTCCGGATGCCGGACATTGCGTTACGGCATCATTCGGGGGCGTGCGGCGCGGGTGTCCGGGCCCTGGAGGTGGGCCGGTTCCGGTGCCGTCACCAGGCATCTCGGCTCCTCGCGCCCGCGCGCACCGGCCGGATTCGGACTGTCCAGGGGGATGACATGGCGCTACGCGCGTAGATATGCTCCCCTCGTGACCATGCCCATCACTGTTCCCGCATACGGCAAGGAAGCCGCGGGGCGTCTGGCGTCAATGGCGGACGTGACCGCCGACGACGGTGCGCTGCGCCGCTTCCTCCACGGCCTCCCGGGCGTCGACGAGGTCGGCCTCCAGGCCCGCGCCGCCACCCTCGGCACCCGCTCGATCAAGACGACGGCGAAGGCGTACGCCATCGATCTCGCCCTCTCGATGATCGACCTGACGACCCTCGAAGGCGCGGACACCCCGGGCAAGGTCCGGGCGCTGTGCGCCAAGGGCGTCCACCCGGATCCCACGGACCGCACCGCCCCCAAGGTGGCGGCGATCTGCGTCTATCCGGACATGGTCGCGACGGCCAAGGAGGCGCTCGGCGACTCGGGGGTCCATGTGGCGTCCGTCGCCACCGCCTTCCCGGCGGGCCGGGCCGCGCTGCCGGTCAAGCTGGCCGACACCCGCGACGCGGTGGCGGCCGGCGCCGACGAGATCGACATGGTGATCGACCGGGGCGCCTTCCTGTCCGGCCGGTACATGGACGTCTTCGAGGAGATCAAGGCCGTCAAGGAGGCGTGCGCGCGCCCCGACGGGACGGTCGCGCACCTCAAGGTCATCTTCGAGACCGGTGAGCTCCAGACGTACGACAACGTCCGCCGGGTCTCCTGGCTGGCGATGCTCGCGGGTGCCGACTTCATCAAGACCTCGACCGGCAAGGTGGCCGTCAACGCGACCCCGCCGGTCACCCTCCTGATGCTGGAGGCGGTCCGCGACTTCCACGCCGCGACCGGTGTCCAGGTCGGGGTGAAGCCGGCCGGCGGTATCCGTACGACCAAGGACGCGGTCAAGTACCTGGTCATGGTCAACGAGACGCTCGGCGACCCCTGGCTGACCGCCGACTGGTTCCGCTTCGGCGCCTCCAGCCTCCTCAACGACCTGCTGATGCAGCGCCAGAAGCTCAGCAGCGGCCGCTACTCCGGCCCCGACTACGTCACGGTGGACTGAGGCTCCCATGACCTTCGATTACGCACCCGCACCCGAGTCGCGCGCGGTCGTCGACATCGCGCCGTCCTACGGCCTGTTCATCGACGGCGAGTTCGCCCCGGCCGGGGACGGCAAGGTCTTCAAGACCGTCTCCCCGTCGTCCGAGGAGGTCCTCTCCGAGGTCGCGCAGGCGAACGCCGAGGACGTCGACCGTGCCGTGCAGGCGGCCCGGAAGGCCTTCGAGAAGTGGTCCGTGCTGCCCGGCGCCGAGCGCGCCAAGTACCTGTTCCGGATCGCGCGGATCATCCAGGAGCGCTCGCGCGAGCTGGCGGTGCTGGAGTCGCTGGACAACGGCAAGCCGATCCGTGAGTCCCGGGACGCCGATCTGCCGCTGGTGGCCGCGCACTTCTTCTACTACGCCGGCTGGGCCGACAAGCTCGACCACGCGGGCTACGGCCCGAACCCGCGCCCGCTGGGCGTCGCCGGGCAGGTCATCCCCTGGAACTTCCCGCTGCTGATGCTCGCGTGGAAGATCGCGCCGGCGCTGGCCACCGGCAACACCGTCGTCCTCAAGCCCGCCGAGACGACGCCGCTGTCGGCGCTGTTCTTCGCGGACATCTGCCGTCAGGCCGGCCTGCCGAAGGGCGTCGTCAACATCCTGACGGGTGACGGTTCCACGGGTGCCGCGCTGGTCGCGCACCCGGGCGTCGACAAGGTCGCCTTCACCGGCTCCACCGCGGTCGGCAAGGCCATCGCCCGTACGGTCGCCGGCACCGACAAGAAGGTGACGCTGGAGCTGGGCGGCAAGGCGGCGAACATCGTCTTCGACGACGCGCCGCTCGACCAGGCCGTCGAGGGCATCGTCAACGGCATCTTCTTCAACCAGGGCCAGGTGTGCTGCGCGGGCTCGCGGCTGCTGGTCCAGGAGTCGGTGGCCGAGGAGCTGCTGGACGCCCTCAAGCGCCGGATGCAGACCCTGCGCGTGGGCGATCCGCTGGACAAGAACACCGACATCGGCGCCATCAACTCCGCCGAGCAGCTGGCCCGGATCACCGCGCTGGCCGAGGCGGGTGAGGCCGAGGGTGCCGAGCGCTGGTCGCCGTCGTGCGAGCTGCCCGACGCCGGCTACTGGTTCGCCCCGACGCTGTTCACCGGCGTCACCCAGGCGCACCGCATCGCCCGCGAGGAGATCTTCGGCCCGGTGCTGTCCGTGCTGACGTTCCGCACCCCGGCGGAGGCCGTGGAGAAGGCCAACAACACGCCGTACGGCCTCTCCGCCGGCATCTGGACGGAGAAGGGCTCGCGGATGCTGTGGACGGCGGACAGGCTGCGCGCGGGCGTCATCTGGTCCAACACGTTCAACAAGTTCGACCCGGCGTCGCCGTTCGGCGGCTACAAGGAGTCGGGCTTCGGCCGCGAGGGCGGCCGGCACGGTCTGGAGGCGTACCTCGCCCCGTCGAGCCCGGAGGGCGCGCGCTGATGAACACTGTTGACCGCTTGAGTGTGCTCAAGACCTACAAGCTGTACGTCGGGGGGAAGTTCCCCCGGTCCGAGAGCGGGCGGGTGTACGAGGTGACGGACTCCAAGGGCACATGGCTCGCCAATGCGCCGCTGGCCTCCCGCAAGGACGCCCGGGACGCGGTGGTCGCCGCCCGTAAGGCGTTCGGCGGCTGGTCGGGCGCCACGGCCTACAACCGCGGGCAGATCCTCTACCGCGTCGCCGAGATGCTGGAGGGCCGCCGCGACCAGTTCGTGGCGGAGGTGGCCGCGGCCGAGGGGCTGTCGAAGGCGAAGGCCGCGGCGCAGGTGGACGCGGCGGTCGACCGCTGGGTCTGGTACGCGGGCTGGTCCGACAAGGTCGCCCAGATCGCCGGTGGCGCGAACCCGGTGGCGGGCCCGTACTTCAACCTGTCCTCCCCCGAGCCGACCGGTGTGGTCGCGGTCCTGGCCCCGCAGGACTCGTCCTTCCTCGGCCTGGTCTCGGTGATCGCCCCGGCGATCGTCACCGGCAACACGGTCGTCGTGGTGGCCGCGCAGGACGCGCCGCTGCCCGCCCTCTCCCTGGCCGAGGTGCTCGCCACCTCCGACCTCCCGGGCGGTGTGGTCAACCTCCTCTCGGGCCGTACGGCGGAGATCGCCGCGCCGCTCGCCGCCCATCAGGACGTCAACGCCATCGATCTCGCGGGCGCCGGCGGGGATGTGGCGAAGGAGCTGGAGGTGGCCGCGGCCGACAACCTCAAGCGGGTGCTGCGTCCGGCTCCGGTGAACTGGTCCGCGGATCCCGGCACCGGCCGGCTGATGAGCTTCCTGGAGACGAAGACGGTGTGGCATCCGAAGGGCGTTTAGGTCTGTTCTGGCGGCCTTGTGACCGGCCGTCGCCCATGCCGTGTGCGGGGTCTCACCTTCGGGTGAGGCCCCGCACCGCTGTCCGGTTCTTTCACTACTATTGATCTTGGACGGCAGCACGACAACATTTCGGGGGAGATCTGTGCCGGAGCAATTCAGCGCTGCTCAGGAAGCCTTGCACGCATTCGCCAGGAGCGCCGATCAGCGGGCGGAGAAGGTGCGGGCGATCCGCAGCGGTCTCGCCTCGCACTCCGTGCACCGCGAGGCGTTCGGAAAGCTCCCGGAGTCCGATGAGATCAGCACGGACTACGAAGAGCGCCAGAAGGACGTCCTGGACACGCTCGAGGACATCGCCACCTTGCAGGAGAAGATCAGCGAGGGCGTCACGGCCACCGCGCGGTCCTACCAGGACAGCGACGACGACGTCGTTCAGGCCATGAGCAGCGTGCACCACGGGGGTGGCGGCCGATGAGCGGGCCCGCATCGACGGCGGTCGGCGCCTACAACAAGGTCAACGGCTGGATGAGCGGGATGGACGACATCGTGGACGGCATCATGCGTCCACTCGTCGAACCGCTCGCCGATCAGCTGGAGTGCGTGACCGGCGATCCCGAGACGCTCAAGGAAGCGGCCAAGCTGTGGCGGGACAAGGCGGCCGACCTCCGGGACGTCGTGGCAGATCAGCGGCGCGACCGGGCGGATCTCGCGCACGAGTGGACCGGCGAGTCCGCCGAGGCCTTCCAGCACCACCTCGCCGAGCTGGAAACCGCCATGGAGGCGGAAGCCCATGACATGGACGAGACGGCCCACGTCCTGGAGCAGGCCGCCGAGCAGGCACGGATGGCGCAGGAGCTGGTCGAGGCAGTCCTCCGCGAACTCATCGAGTGGGCGCTGATCACGCTGGCGGCGGCGGTGGCGCTGAGTGTCGTGACCGTGGGTCTCTCACTGGCCGGCGAGGCCGCGATGGCCGCGACCGAGGCCGGCGTCGCCACGAGCCGTATCGCCAGCCTTGTGCACCGGCTCGGCAGTGAGCTCAAGACCCTTTCGAACATCCTGAAGATGCTCAAGCAGGCCAAGAAGCTGTCCAAGGTGAAGAAGTGGAAGCCCTGGACCTGGAAGCACCTCAAGAACGCCGACGAGGCGGAGAAGTTCGCCATCGCCTACGGCGCCAAGAAGACGCATAAGGCGATCAAGCACGGCGCCAAGGGCGTGATGGGCGGTCTCGGCTTCACGGGCAATCCGGTGGGCGCCGCGGCGGGGGTCGCCGTTGGCGACGGGGTCGACGCCGCTGCCGAGAAGATCGACGAGGTGCTGACCGGCGACAAGTCCTCGTCCGGTGATGGCGGTTCGCCCCGCTCCGGGCACGGCGACGTCCACCTGCCGCCCGCGTCGGACTTCGCCGGGCCGCCCACCGCGTACGATCCGCCGGTGACCGGGACCCCCGCCGACCGGACGCCGGTCGCCCAGGATCCCCTCAGCCGCTACCGCGAACCCGCAGTTGAGCAGGGCCCACGGCCCGTCGCCCAGGACCCGCTGAGCCGCTCCCCGGAACCCGCCGTCGAGCGGGACCCCCGGCTGTTCGCGCGCCCGGCCGCCGTTCGGCAACCCCTCGATCCCGACAACCCGTTCGGCTGACCCGCCCTGCCCCATGAGAGGAGCCGCGCCGGATGAGGCCGGACTATCGCGACTGTTTCCCGCCCTATCTTCAGCCAGGGGAAAGGCTGATCATCGCCTCGGACTACTGCGAGAACTCGGGGCTTCCCTCCGTCCCCGCCCCACTGCGCACGCCTCGCACCCCGCCCCCTCCGTCCGCGCTCGAACAGCGGGTCCGGGGCGCGCTGGGGAGCGTTCTGGGCAAGGTGAGCCGTCCGCTGGAGGCCATGGGCAGCAGCCGGGTGACCAACAACCCGTTGATCCGGGCAGCCGACCGCGTCGGTGACCGGGTCGAGAATGCCGCGATCGACCTGGAGCACATCGCCGACCGGGCGGTCGAAAGGGCGATCTGGGGCAGCGTCATGGACGGCGGCTGGAACAGCATGGCCGGGCGCTTCCTGGTCGATCTCACCAACGCGGGCGGCGATCCCAAGCGGCAGGCGCTGACCGACCGCCGACTGATCGTGCTCGTGGACCGCAACACGAGCTGGCGGAACCCCGCCCCGCAATGGGATTTCGGAGCAGCGGTGCCCCGTACGCACATTGCTCGGGTCACGGCCCATCCGAAGGCCGTCAGCCGAGGGCGATTCGATGTCGCCTTCGTCGATGGATCGTGGATCGCTCTGGGCAGTCTCCTGCGCAACAACATGGAGGGTTTCGTCGCCGCCTGGAACCACGGGATCTGATGCCGAAGATCGACCATGCCACCCCCTGCCGCCGTTTCCTCCAGCCGGGCGAGGCGTTGTGGGAGGCCAGGGGCTACGACGAGTACCCGGATCTGCCGCTCGTGCCCGCCCATCTCAGGGCGCCACGGAAGCGGTCGCCGCGTGCGAAGGGTCTCCTGGGGAAGCTGAGCGAGGTCCTCGACAAGGCGTCGCAGCCGTCCGCCGGTGCGGTCACCGGCCGGCCGGCCGACAGCCGCCTGCTCGACAACCGGCTGCTCGACAACCGGGGGACGCGCGCGGTCGGCAATGTGGCGGAGGGGCTGAATGAGGCCCAGGAAAACATCGAGGACGCCCTCGACGACGCCGCGAACCGCGCGCTGTTCGGAAAGACCATGGAGGGCGACTGGGCCGGCATGGCCGGCCGGTTCCTCGTGCAGGTCACCAACGCGGGCGGCTCGCCCCGGCACCAGGTGCTGACCGACCGCCGGCTGTTCGTGCTGACGGACCGGGCCACGGGGTGGCGGGAGCGCGCGCCCGAGCTGGAGGTCGCCGTGCAGATACAGCTCTCGAACATCGCGGAGCTGCGGCCCCGGCCGCGTATGACGTTCCCCCGCGGCCGGTTCGACCTGGTCTTCGTCGACGGCTCGTGGCTGGCGCTGAGTTGTTCGCTCAAGGACGACATGCGGGCGATGGTCGCGGCCTTCCACGGGCGCTGACCCGGGCCGGCCGCGGCCCCGGTGAGCGGGTGGGCGGCCGGCCCGGACGGCTCACGGATACCGCCTGAGGGCCGGGCCGCCGCCCGGTCCTCAGCCCGGCAGTACCTTCGTCACCGCCCCCACCAGCGGCAGGTCCCGCAGTGCGCTGCCGCTGGAGAGGGGGCCGGTCACCAGGGTGGTGCCCACCGGCTTGAAGTCGGCGATCTGGGTGCCGACGGCGTTGGCGAGCGGGTCGACGGGGGTGTTGGCGAGCGGGTCGACCTTGAGGTTCTTGACGGGGCCGATGCCGCCGGCCGCGGAGTGCAGCAGTGCGCCGGTCAGCGCGGAGGCGGTGGCGCCGGTGTCGGTGCTGTGTTCGGTGGCGGACGCGGGGGCGGCGCTCGCCGTTGCCGCACCACCCGCCGCGATCGCCGCACCGGCCGCGGAGAGCACCAGTCCGGCACGCAGCAGGGTGCGCGGGATGCGGCTGGGCTTGGGACGTGCGTGGGAGGGCATGTGCCACCTGCCTGTGGATTCGGAGTGGTCGAAGTGCTGTGCGAGCACGAGGGGCCCACGAGGGTTCGGTAATCGGTTGACTGCGTAGCGTAGTTGAGGGGCGGGGGCCGATCCACCTCGCGCGCCAGGGGTACCCCACACGGGCCAATACGCGACAATGGGTGCCCGTGAGCATCCACTCCTCCTCGCCCGCCGCCCAGGTCGTGCTGCTGACCGGCCCCTCGGGTTCCGGCAAGACGTCCCTGGCCGCGCGCAGTGGCCTGCCCGTCCTCAATCTCGACGACTTCTACAAGGAGGGGACGGACCCGACGCTGCCGCAACTGCCCGACGGCGGCGGCGCCGACTGGGACTCCCCGCTGTCCTGGGACGCCGAAGCCGCCGTCGCGGCCATCGAGACGCTGTGCCGCACGGGGCGCGCCGACGTCCCGCGGTACGACATCGCCACCAGTGCCCGCATCGGCGCGTCGGGCCTGGACCTCGGCGGTGCGCCGCTGTTCCTGGCGGAGGGCGTCTTCGCCGCGGATGTCATCGCACGGTGCCGGGCGGCGGGGCTGCTGGCCGATGCGCTGTGTCTGCGCGGGCGTCCGTCCACCACGTTCCGCCGCCGGCTGGCGCGGGATCTGCGCGAGGGCCGGAAGCCGGCTCCGTATCTGGTGCGCCGCGGGCTGCGGCTGATGCGCGGCGAGCGGTCGATCGTCGCCCGGCTCACGGCGCTGGGCGCGCACCCCTGCGCCAAGACGGAGGCGCTGGCCCGGATAGCGGCCGCGCGGGCGGTGGATGCGGTGGGCGCGGCGGCGCGTTCCTGAGACGAAGTGCGGTGGCCTGCGCACGAAGAAGCGGGTTCGGACGGCCCCCCCGGCTGTCCGAACCCGCTTTTCTTCCCCCGTGTTCCCCCGTATCCCCCGATACGTCCGGCCGTCACCGAGCGGCGAGCGCTCCGTTCGTGCCGGTCCCCCGTGTCCCCCTCGGGTTTCCCCCCGGTCCCCCTCGGGCTTTTCCCCCGTCCTTCAGGCCACCAGCTCGCCGAAGGACTCCTCCTCGTCACGGCCGAAGCTGAGGACCTCGTCCTCGCGCAGCCGGCGCAGGGCGCGCCAGATGCTCGACTTGACCGTGCCGACACTGATGTTGAGGATGTCCGCGATCTCCGGGTCCGTGCGGCCCTCGTAGTAGCGCAGCACCAGCATCGTGCGCTGCGTCTCGGGCAGCCGGACCAGCGCCTGCCACAGCACGGCGCGCAGTTCGGTGCCGCGCATCGCGTCCGCGTCGGCCGCCGTCTCCGGCAGCTCCTCGGTCGGGTACTCGTTGAGCTTGCGCCGGCGCCAGGCGCTGATGTGCAGGTTGGTCATGGTGCGGCGCAGATAGCCGCCGAGTGCCGCCTTGTCGCTGATCCGGTCCCAGGCGCGGTAGGTCGAGAACAGGGCGCTCTGCAGCAGGTCCTCGGCCTCGTAGCGGTCACCGGTCAGGTGGTAGGCGGTGGCGTACAGGGAGGCGCGGCGCTCCTGGACGTAGGCGGTGAAGGCCGCTTCGGCCTCAGCCGTCTCCGACGCGGAGCGCCCCTCTCCCGTGGCCTTCCCGTACGCCGCTTCCCCGTTGTTCCCCCCGTGGGCGGCGTCTGCCCCGTGCCGCCCGCCTTCCGTGCCCAGGGACACCGTCGTCGCATCGATGGCCACCCGGAAGGGCGGCCGCTGACGGCCGGTGGTGCGGGCGCAGCCGCGTCCGCCGCTGAGGGAGGTGGCCCCCGCGGCGCCGGGCTTGTCGTTCCTGACGATGTCGTGGAGTCGCGTGATAACTGCGCTGGTAGTGGTGCCGTGCAGTGTGTTCATCGCGCGCCCCCCGTCGTAGAGCCAGCTCGTTCGGTGTGTCCCGGTTGTTGATCTCTCCCGGTGCCCCAAAGACTGCCAAGCCAGTTTCATCGCGTTGTCCGCCGACTGTCACAGGCCTGTCACAGGGGTCTGTGCGGCGCGTCGCGGGGGTGCGGGGGGTGCGGGGCTTGTGTACGAGAGCGCCACTGGTCGATCTCGCGGCGCCCCATGGGCCAGAATGGCTGATGTGCCTTTCCTGTTGCTGATCGAGGACGACGACGCCATCCGCACGGCCCTCGAACTCTCGCTGTCCCGCCAGGGTCACCGTGTGGTGACCGCGGCGACGGGCGAGGACGGTCTGAAGCTGCTGCGTGAGCAGCGCCCGGACCTGATCGTGCTGGATGTGATGCTGCCGGGCATCGACGGTTTCGAGGTGTGCCGGCGGATCAGGCGTACGGACCAGCTGCCGATCATCCTGCTCACCGCGCGTAACGATGACATCGACGTCGTGGTGGGGCTGGAGTCCGGCGCCGACGACTATGTCGTCAAACCGGTGCAGGGGCGGGTGCTGGACGCCCGGATCCGGGCCGTGCTGCGCCGGGGTGAGCGGGAGTCCAGCGATTCGGCGACGTTCGGTTCGCTGGTGATCGACCGGTCGGCGATGACGGTCACCAAGAACGGCGAGGATCTGCAACTGACACCGACCGAGCTGCGGTTGCTTTTGGAGCTGAGCCGCCGGCCGGGTCAGGCGCTGTCCCGCCAGCAGCTGCTGCGGCTGGTGTGGGAGCACGACTATCTCGGTGACTCGCGCCTGGTGGACGCGTGTGTGCAGCGGCTGCGGGCGAAGGTGGAGGACGTGCCGTCCTCGCCGACGCTGATCCGTACGGTCCGCGGGGTCGGCTACCGGCTGGATTCGCCGCAGTGAGGGAACGTTCCGCGGGCGGCGCCGCGGACGGGGACACGGCTGCCGGGGCGCCCGGCCCGGCCGGGGGCGGTGGCGCGCCGGCGGGCGGCCGGCGGGCGCTGCGGCTGCTGCTGCGGGCGTCGGGGCTGCTGCGCTGGACCAGTCTGCGGCTGCGGCTGGTGGTGGTCTTCGCGCTGGTGGCGCTGACCGCGGCGGTCTCCGCGTCCGGTATCGCGTACTGGCTCAACCGCAACACGGTGCTGGACCGCACGCAGAACGCCGTCCTGAACGACTTCCGCAAGGCGCTGGAGGACAGCACCCGGTCGCTTCCCTTGCGTCCGCGCTGTGCCGAACTCCAGGACGCGGCCCGGCAGATGGCGGCGGGTCCGCAGAATTACGCGGTGCTGCTGATCGGCGTGGACCGCAAGGGCCAGGACTGTGCGGCCACCACCGACAAGGATCTGCTGACGCTCACGAGCGTGCCGGCGTCGCTGCGTACCGCGGTCGACGAGGCGCGTCCGGTCGATGAGTCCAACCGTTACGCGCACCATCTGTACTGGCAGCGCAAGGAGGTCGGGGACACCCCCTATCTCGTGGCCGGGGCGAAGGTGACCGGCGGCGGCCCCA belongs to Streptomyces sp. NBC_01454 and includes:
- a CDS encoding phospho-sugar mutase, with the protein product MATDPAELINRAKAWLAEDPDPETRAELSKLIEAADDDAFAAELAARFAGTLQFGTAGLRGELGAGPMRMNRSVVIRAAAGLAAYLKAQGEGAGLVVIGYDARHKSADFARDTAAVMVGAGLRAALLPRPLPTPVLAFAIRHLGAVAGVEVTASHNPPRDNGYKVYLGDGSQIVPPADAGIAAEIAAVGPLDGVPRPEAGWETLDEAVLAAYLERTDAVLTPGSPRDTRVVYTPMHGVGRDTLVAAFARAGFPAPVVVAEQAEPDPDFPTVAFPNPEEPGAMDLAFATARAAGADIDIVIANDPDADRCAVAVPAPGTPEGWRMLRGDEVGALLAASLVSKRASGTFATTIVSSQLLSRIAAASALPYEETLTGFKWLARVDGLRYAFEEALGYCVDPEGVRDKDGITAALLITELAAELKQAGRGLTDLLDDLAREFGLHATDQLSVRVEDLSLIADAMRRLREQPPTVLAGLAVSRADDLTRGTKALPPTDGLRYYLAGSPESGIESARVVVRPSGTEPKLKCYLEVVVPVASAEALPEARTTAAAALAAIKREVSAAAGI
- a CDS encoding PH domain-containing protein, coding for MTSQDRSTPPQQQYAERSYRSPAALAGGALLLLLGLWLGGDALLRGDTHTRLTALFALLLGVPLVTAFTLRPLVRAGEDRLTVRNPFRTITLPWTAVEGLRAGYSTEVRTDGGTYQMWAIPVSLRQRKKAGRQARGGTVSRPRFGPHADADASPAPRAMADQALDELREVRERASRRESPQDEPVAVRWSYPVLAPLVVGAAGLVVMLVL
- the deoC gene encoding deoxyribose-phosphate aldolase; the protein is MPITVPAYGKEAAGRLASMADVTADDGALRRFLHGLPGVDEVGLQARAATLGTRSIKTTAKAYAIDLALSMIDLTTLEGADTPGKVRALCAKGVHPDPTDRTAPKVAAICVYPDMVATAKEALGDSGVHVASVATAFPAGRAALPVKLADTRDAVAAGADEIDMVIDRGAFLSGRYMDVFEEIKAVKEACARPDGTVAHLKVIFETGELQTYDNVRRVSWLAMLAGADFIKTSTGKVAVNATPPVTLLMLEAVRDFHAATGVQVGVKPAGGIRTTKDAVKYLVMVNETLGDPWLTADWFRFGASSLLNDLLMQRQKLSSGRYSGPDYVTVD
- a CDS encoding aldehyde dehydrogenase family protein, with the protein product MTFDYAPAPESRAVVDIAPSYGLFIDGEFAPAGDGKVFKTVSPSSEEVLSEVAQANAEDVDRAVQAARKAFEKWSVLPGAERAKYLFRIARIIQERSRELAVLESLDNGKPIRESRDADLPLVAAHFFYYAGWADKLDHAGYGPNPRPLGVAGQVIPWNFPLLMLAWKIAPALATGNTVVLKPAETTPLSALFFADICRQAGLPKGVVNILTGDGSTGAALVAHPGVDKVAFTGSTAVGKAIARTVAGTDKKVTLELGGKAANIVFDDAPLDQAVEGIVNGIFFNQGQVCCAGSRLLVQESVAEELLDALKRRMQTLRVGDPLDKNTDIGAINSAEQLARITALAEAGEAEGAERWSPSCELPDAGYWFAPTLFTGVTQAHRIAREEIFGPVLSVLTFRTPAEAVEKANNTPYGLSAGIWTEKGSRMLWTADRLRAGVIWSNTFNKFDPASPFGGYKESGFGREGGRHGLEAYLAPSSPEGAR
- a CDS encoding aldehyde dehydrogenase family protein, which encodes MNTVDRLSVLKTYKLYVGGKFPRSESGRVYEVTDSKGTWLANAPLASRKDARDAVVAARKAFGGWSGATAYNRGQILYRVAEMLEGRRDQFVAEVAAAEGLSKAKAAAQVDAAVDRWVWYAGWSDKVAQIAGGANPVAGPYFNLSSPEPTGVVAVLAPQDSSFLGLVSVIAPAIVTGNTVVVVAAQDAPLPALSLAEVLATSDLPGGVVNLLSGRTAEIAAPLAAHQDVNAIDLAGAGGDVAKELEVAAADNLKRVLRPAPVNWSADPGTGRLMSFLETKTVWHPKGV
- a CDS encoding WXG100 family type VII secretion target, whose translation is MSGPASTAVGAYNKVNGWMSGMDDIVDGIMRPLVEPLADQLECVTGDPETLKEAAKLWRDKAADLRDVVADQRRDRADLAHEWTGESAEAFQHHLAELETAMEAEAHDMDETAHVLEQAAEQARMAQELVEAVLRELIEWALITLAAAVALSVVTVGLSLAGEAAMAATEAGVATSRIASLVHRLGSELKTLSNILKMLKQAKKLSKVKKWKPWTWKHLKNADEAEKFAIAYGAKKTHKAIKHGAKGVMGGLGFTGNPVGAAAGVAVGDGVDAAAEKIDEVLTGDKSSSGDGGSPRSGHGDVHLPPASDFAGPPTAYDPPVTGTPADRTPVAQDPLSRYREPAVEQGPRPVAQDPLSRSPEPAVERDPRLFARPAAVRQPLDPDNPFG